The following proteins are encoded in a genomic region of Bacteroidetes bacterium GWF2_43_63:
- a CDS encoding D-alanyl-D-alanine carboxypeptidase/D-alanyl-D-alanine-endopeptidase: MKLKILLISVLIASASIVSAQNELLKQSVADLKNDPYLKQSNWGMIVFNCDQKKVVEEYNADSLFIPASIVKLTSTSTALEALGDTFRFTTRVYIDGEIGSDSVLHGNLNIVGGADPTIGFPFFAKEKFIDSLYAALNRSGIKRIEGNICGYAGVFDSLIIPDTYPDDDRGNYYGAGTSGLIWDGNAITLSFSTPTTFGAKTTYKSVFPPFANFILENKTTAGRSGTGDNSIVWGNPFELERMIDGTLPPGKSNVEVYGSTPDPALGFTIAVQSFLKQKGIVVSGKCCGYYLNNGEYGRPLLTYCSQPLSEIIKYTNNKSYNVAAETCLKMSGLKKYGSGSWESGLKAVYELFDKNNVDPKGMKLYDGSGLSKANRVSPKAMGTFLMNIRTEPWFETLYASLPIAGESGTLKTMFEGTTVKGKLRAKSGYMKTVRAYAGYVPNQKNEMMSFCIIVNNYSGNAFALKKKLEKLMVNVSLAE; the protein is encoded by the coding sequence ATGAAATTAAAAATCCTTCTCATATCTGTTCTGATAGCATCTGCTTCAATTGTATCAGCTCAAAATGAGTTATTGAAACAATCTGTCGCTGATCTGAAAAATGATCCATACCTGAAACAGAGCAATTGGGGAATGATCGTATTCAACTGTGATCAGAAAAAAGTGGTTGAGGAGTATAATGCAGATAGTTTGTTTATTCCGGCTTCTATCGTAAAGCTTACTTCTACCTCCACCGCGCTGGAAGCACTTGGTGACACATTTCGTTTTACCACGCGCGTGTATATAGACGGTGAAATTGGCTCAGACAGCGTCCTTCACGGCAATCTGAATATTGTTGGAGGCGCAGATCCTACCATCGGATTTCCGTTTTTCGCCAAAGAAAAATTCATTGACTCGTTGTATGCAGCCCTGAACCGAAGCGGCATTAAGCGCATTGAAGGAAATATCTGTGGCTATGCAGGTGTCTTTGATTCGCTGATTATTCCAGACACTTATCCCGATGACGACCGCGGTAACTACTACGGAGCCGGCACTTCAGGCCTTATTTGGGATGGCAATGCCATTACACTCTCGTTTAGCACACCTACCACTTTCGGTGCGAAAACGACCTATAAATCTGTTTTCCCGCCTTTTGCAAATTTTATTCTTGAAAATAAAACAACTGCCGGGCGCAGCGGAACAGGCGACAACAGCATTGTGTGGGGCAATCCCTTTGAGTTAGAACGAATGATCGACGGCACACTCCCTCCAGGTAAAAGCAATGTCGAAGTATATGGCTCAACGCCCGATCCGGCGCTGGGATTCACCATTGCGGTGCAATCATTTCTTAAACAAAAAGGAATCGTCGTTTCAGGAAAATGCTGTGGCTATTATCTAAACAACGGAGAGTACGGCAGACCGCTTCTGACCTATTGTTCGCAGCCATTATCCGAAATCATTAAATACACCAACAATAAAAGCTACAATGTCGCTGCAGAGACTTGCCTGAAAATGTCAGGACTAAAAAAATACGGTAGTGGTTCCTGGGAAAGCGGGCTGAAAGCGGTGTATGAGCTGTTCGATAAAAACAACGTTGACCCCAAAGGCATGAAACTCTACGATGGCAGCGGGTTATCGAAAGCCAACCGGGTTTCACCCAAAGCCATGGGCACCTTCCTCATGAATATCCGCACCGAGCCATGGTTTGAGACATTATATGCATCACTTCCAATTGCAGGCGAAAGCGGGACGTTGAAAACCATGTTTGAGGGCACCACTGTAAAAGGCAAGCTCAGAGCCAAAAGCGGATACATGAAAACGGTACGCGCCTACGCAGGATATGTTCCCAACCAGAAAAATGAAATGATGTCCTTCTGCATTATTGTGAACAATTATTCAGGCAATGCTTTCGCACTCAAGAAAAAACTGGAGAAGCTGATGGTGAATGTTTCATTGGCAGAGTGA
- a CDS encoding branched chain amino acid aminotransferase — translation MENIEWSKLPFGYQKTAKNVRCYYKNGAWSKPETSDSEYLNIHIAATALHYGQEAFEGMKAYRGKDGDVRLFRWDENAKRLARSAQGILMAEVPEDLFFECVKTAVLENLDYLPPYGTGASLYIRPLLFGSGAEVGVKPASEYMFIIFVTPVGPYFKEGFNPVKIAIIKDSDRAAPLGTGTIKVGGNYAASLTGVMKAHKAGYGSPMYLDCKEKRFIDEIGAANFFGIKDNTYVTPSSSSILPSITNKSLQVLAEDLGLKVEKRPIPLDELGSFEEVGACGTAAVISPIGLIEDLETGTKYEFCKDGKAGKWSTALYQKLSGIQYGDEPDTHNWITVLK, via the coding sequence ATGGAAAATATAGAATGGTCAAAATTGCCTTTTGGATATCAAAAGACAGCAAAAAACGTCCGGTGCTATTATAAAAACGGCGCCTGGTCGAAACCTGAAACATCGGACTCTGAATATTTGAATATTCACATAGCCGCTACAGCTCTGCATTACGGGCAGGAAGCTTTTGAAGGAATGAAAGCCTATCGCGGAAAAGATGGCGATGTGCGCTTGTTCCGCTGGGATGAGAATGCAAAGCGTCTGGCACGCAGTGCGCAGGGAATTCTTATGGCCGAAGTCCCCGAAGACCTCTTTTTCGAATGCGTGAAGACAGCCGTCCTCGAAAATCTTGATTATCTGCCACCTTACGGAACCGGAGCTTCGTTGTACATCCGTCCGTTGTTGTTTGGTTCAGGTGCCGAAGTAGGCGTAAAACCGGCCAGCGAATACATGTTCATTATTTTTGTAACCCCGGTTGGTCCTTATTTTAAAGAAGGATTCAATCCTGTGAAAATTGCAATTATTAAAGACAGCGACCGTGCAGCTCCGCTGGGAACCGGCACCATAAAAGTGGGCGGAAACTATGCAGCCAGCCTCACCGGTGTTATGAAAGCGCACAAAGCCGGCTATGGATCGCCGATGTATCTTGATTGCAAAGAGAAAAGATTTATTGATGAAATCGGTGCTGCCAATTTCTTTGGAATTAAGGATAATACCTACGTGACTCCCAGCAGCTCTTCAATTCTGCCTTCCATTACCAACAAAAGTCTGCAGGTACTGGCCGAAGATCTGGGGCTGAAAGTTGAAAAACGCCCCATTCCGCTCGACGAGCTTGGCTCTTTCGAAGAAGTGGGCGCCTGCGGCACTGCTGCAGTTATTTCGCCCATTGGACTGATCGAAGATCTGGAAACCGGCACTAAATACGAATTCTGCAAAGACGGAAAAGCCGGAAAATGGAGCACCGCTCTGTATCAGAAGCTTTCAGGAATTCAATATGGCGACGAGCCCGATACTCACAACTGGATTACTGTCCTGAAATAA
- a CDS encoding septum formation initiator, producing MNKKIWAVIKNKYFIATMVFVVWLGFFDQNNFVHQQSLRSELHKIKKERQFYLDEIHRDTKTYLEVVSSNERLEKFAREKYLMKRDNEDIFLVVYE from the coding sequence ATGAATAAGAAGATCTGGGCGGTCATCAAAAACAAATATTTTATCGCTACGATGGTTTTCGTAGTCTGGCTGGGCTTTTTCGACCAGAATAATTTCGTTCATCAGCAGTCGCTGCGGAGCGAGCTGCACAAAATCAAAAAAGAAAGACAATTTTACCTTGATGAAATTCATCGCGACACAAAAACCTATCTGGAAGTAGTGAGTAGCAATGAGCGGCTGGAGAAATTCGCCCGTGAAAAATATCTGATGAAACGCGACAATGAGGATATTTTCCTGGTTGTGTATGAATAG
- a CDS encoding four helix bundle protein: MSDQKNITQGFIPTHGGYRNLFSYQKAEIVYDGTVYFTKRFFNKYDRTVGQMVQAARSGKQNIAEGSMASATSKETEIKLTNVARASLEELRIDYEDFLRTNKLQVWDKNHRLVARIRELNRSTPTPTYETFRKAIEHENPEICANAMITLIQITTYLLNQQIKQLEAAFLNEGGLRERMTHARVQRKNSKE, translated from the coding sequence ATGTCTGATCAAAAAAACATTACTCAGGGATTTATACCCACACATGGTGGTTACAGAAATCTTTTCAGTTATCAGAAGGCAGAGATAGTTTATGACGGCACTGTATATTTCACTAAACGTTTTTTCAATAAATATGACCGTACTGTAGGTCAGATGGTTCAGGCAGCACGTAGTGGAAAGCAAAATATTGCCGAAGGAAGTATGGCTTCGGCCACTTCGAAAGAAACAGAGATTAAGTTGACTAATGTGGCGCGCGCCAGTCTGGAAGAGCTTCGGATTGATTATGAAGACTTCCTGCGCACAAACAAACTCCAGGTCTGGGACAAAAATCATCGTCTTGTTGCCCGCATTCGAGAACTCAACAGAAGTACGCCGACACCTACTTATGAAACTTTCAGAAAAGCAATTGAGCATGAAAACCCTGAGATTTGCGCCAATGCAATGATTACATTAATACAGATTACAACCTATCTGCTGAATCAGCAAATCAAACAACTGGAAGCTGCTTTCCTGAATGAAGGCGGCTTAAGGGAAAGGATGACTCACGCAAGAGTACAGCGAAAAAACAGCAAAGAATAG